From the Desulfuromonas sp. genome, one window contains:
- the lpxK gene encoding tetraacyldisaccharide 4'-kinase produces the protein MNIERWHRRLVETGPSALLEYLAYILFFPLAVIYGFLTKIRVALYRSGWLRSYRSPVPVISIGNLAVGGTGKTPVTDLLVKSLLKKKKTVAVVSRGYGRSGRAPLVVVSSGKGALVSATEGGDEPVLLARRNPQAIVIVSADRRRAIRHAVYECGADIILLDDGFQHLKVHRDLDIALLDARKPFTNGFPLPFGLLREFPSAIDRADLVLLTRSRGDEEFSFGDKTVLRINYKLSDKVTNLDGEQLELEKLKHGRIGAFAGIANPDSFFQSLESSGVTPIKTLVFSDHAVYGTSELTQLHGLASRCDALITTEKDLVKLGNAKLPCDCWSIPLELDVVEGLESLESVIDDTIMYHKEKLMLDQSLLDILACPKCKGDVEYSAKDEKINCNQCNLSYPIRDGIPVMLVDEAFEING, from the coding sequence ATGAATATCGAACGATGGCACCGGCGTCTGGTTGAAACTGGACCGTCTGCCTTACTCGAGTATCTTGCGTATATCCTGTTTTTCCCCTTGGCTGTAATATACGGATTCCTGACAAAAATAAGGGTCGCACTCTATCGCTCCGGCTGGTTGCGCTCTTATCGGTCGCCTGTCCCTGTGATCTCCATCGGCAATCTGGCGGTCGGCGGCACCGGCAAAACTCCGGTAACAGATCTTCTTGTCAAGTCCCTGCTCAAAAAGAAAAAGACTGTTGCGGTAGTCAGTCGGGGTTACGGTAGAAGTGGCCGGGCGCCACTGGTTGTCGTTTCCTCGGGAAAAGGGGCGCTTGTTTCGGCAACAGAGGGCGGCGATGAACCGGTCCTTCTGGCCCGGCGAAACCCGCAGGCGATCGTCATCGTCTCGGCTGACCGGCGGCGTGCCATCCGGCATGCCGTCTATGAATGTGGTGCCGATATTATCCTGCTTGATGACGGATTCCAGCACCTGAAGGTTCATCGCGATCTCGATATCGCCCTGCTCGATGCACGGAAACCCTTCACCAACGGCTTTCCGCTGCCGTTCGGGTTATTGCGAGAATTTCCCTCGGCAATTGATCGTGCCGATCTGGTTCTGCTGACGCGCAGCCGTGGCGACGAGGAATTTAGCTTCGGTGACAAGACGGTATTGAGGATCAACTACAAATTGTCTGACAAGGTAACGAACCTCGATGGCGAACAGCTTGAGTTGGAAAAACTTAAACACGGCCGAATCGGCGCCTTTGCCGGCATCGCCAACCCAGATTCATTTTTCCAGTCGTTGGAATCAAGCGGCGTTACACCGATCAAAACATTGGTTTTCAGTGACCATGCCGTGTATGGCACCTCGGAACTGACTCAGTTGCATGGTCTCGCTTCACGCTGCGATGCCCTGATCACTACGGAAAAAGACCTTGTCAAGTTGGGCAATGCCAAGTTACCGTGCGACTGCTGGTCTATTCCGCTCGAACTCGATGTTGTCGAGGGTCTGGAATCACTTGAATCTGTCATCGATGACACCATCATGTATCACAAGGAGAAACTGATGCTCGATCAATCCCTGCTCGATATTCTTGCATGCCCGAAGTGCAAGGGAGATGTCGAATACAGTGCAAAAGATGAAAAGATCAACTGTAACCAATGCAATTTATCTTACCCGATTCGTGACGGTATCCCGGTGATGCTGGTGGATGAAGCGTTCGAGATTAATGGATAA